CGTGCACGTTCACGAAGGGCGCCTGCTCTCCTTCCGCGAGGCTCCGCGCCTGTGGCGAACGGAAGCCATCTCCGTAGCTGGCGAAGAGGGCCCAGGTGTCCGTGACTGCGTATTCGATGCCGGCCTTCGCGCCCCAGTGCACCCCGAAGGCGCTGCGCGAGTAGCCCTGCCCGTCGTAGTAGCGCGGGTCCCGGAAGGCGAGCGCGTCGAAGACCTCCACGCCCAGCGCGTCCGCGCGGCCTCCCAGCCGGAAGGCCCAGCGGCCCAGCGGGAGCCTGGCTTCGGCGTAACCCCAGACGTCCGTCTGGGTGAGGTCCGCGTCCACTTCGTCCGCGAAGAAGGTGCCGTCCGTCTCCCGGTAACGGCGTTGCGTCTGGTGGAGGCCGTCGCGCCTTGCTCCCAGGCCCAGCTCCAGCGCGACGGGGCGGTCGAAGAGGGTGACCTGGCGGCGGTGCTCGGCGCGCAGGCCGAGCGTGGAGCCGTCGTGGGTCTGCTCCAGGCCGTCGCCCCTGTCGTCCACCCGGTAGCCCGTGAAGTTGTTGCGCAGGCGCAGGTCCGAGAGGATTCCGAAGGCCTCCAGGCGCGTGCGCGCGGTGCCTTCGCGCGGGAGGTCTACTCCGATGAGCAGCTGGTGCCTGGAGACCGTGCCTCCCTGACGGTCGAAGGAGCCGGAGTAGAAGGTGCGGCGCCCGGCTTCGAGGTCGTCCTCTCGCACCACTCCGGGGGAGTCGAAGCGCGTGACGTAGCTGCCTCCCAGGATTCGCGCGCTCAGGCCGTGGCCCAGGTCCAGGTTCGCCTGGGCGAGCAGGGTGGCCCGGCCGTAGCCTCGCTGGGGGCCGAAGCCGTCGCTCTCACTGAGCTCCGCCGCCGCGAAGGTGCCGGGGTCCTCGCCCGGGCGGACCGTCACGACGAGCCGGCGCATGTTGAACTGGCCCAGCGTGCCGGCGAACTCCACGCCCTTTTCACGCGCGCCCAGGTCCATGCGCACCGTTCCCGCGACCGCGAAGTCTCCCTGGAACGCCCGGTAGGAGCCCTCCGTCACCTCCAGCGCCTGGACGAGCTCCGGGATGATGAAGTTGGTGTCCGCGTAGCCGAGCGCGTGGATGTGGCTCACTTCATTCACCGGCAGGCCTCCGACGTTCAGCTCCACGTCCTGGCCGTGGAGCGCGTCGAAGCCTCGGAGGAAGAGCTGCTGCGCCTTGCCCTCGCCGCTGTGCTGCGAGGCCACCAGTCCCGGGACGACTCGGAGCACGTCCGTCGCGTTCATGCGCGGTGCCGTGTCCAGGATGTCCCGGCCGATGGTGACCTCGGCGGCGCTCTGGGCCGGACGCGTGCCTCGCACCACCGTGGAACGGTGCTTCCCGGCGGCCTCTGGCGGCGGTGTGGCTTCCGGAGATTGCTGCGCGGGTGGCGTCGCGTCTGTCTCACCCGAGGCTGGGGGCTCCGTGGGCTGTTGTGGTTCGGGTTGTTGCTGTTGCTGCGTGGCTTCTGCCACTGCGTGGCTGGTGGCTTCCGGCCCTTCCTGTGCGGCGGGCACGGCCGAGGCAAGACACGTCGAGAGCGTGGTGAACGCGATGAACAACATGGGCACGGTGGGGACGGCACGAGGAGACGACGGCACGTCCCCGGCACGCGTGGGGACGCGCTCCGGGGCGTGCGGGTTGATGGACAGACGGATTCGGGACGCACGCTCACGCAGGCCCGTGGCTGGCCTGGGCCAGACGGTCCGCGTGCTCGCGAGTCACCCTTCCGGAGGTTCGAAGGGGCCTAGGGGCCCTGCGGCATCGCCGCGGACCGCAACCGCTGGCCCGGCGACCACTCCGGGCTCCGCTCCGCCTCCACCCGCCAGGACACCCAGCGCAGCTTCGGCGGCACGAACACGGTCCAACTCGCCGCCACCGCCAGCAGGTGCTCCACCGAGCCCGTCAGGTGCTGGTGACCGTGGCCCTGCTTCGCTCCGTCCGGCGTGCCCGGCTCGGACTCCTTCGGGCACCCGGCCTTCGCCGCGTCACAGGCACCCTGGGTGCGGTGGACGTGGGTGGTGGCGCCGTGCTCGTGGCGTCCCAGGCCTCCGCCGTGTCCCACCACCGCGTGCAGCACCGGCGCGACCGCGAGCCCGTACACCAGGACCCACAGTCCCAGGAACGCCAGGTCTCGTCGGTCTCGGGTATCCCACACGGCGGTTCGGGGTGCGGCGGCGGAGCGTCCAGGACGGGGGAGGTGAGGCGGCTGCCTGCCTATCCGTCCTCCCCCCGACACGCAAGGCGGCCTCCGCCGCTCGCTGCGCGACAGTTCCTTGCCGCCCAGTCCCATGACCCCGTGGCCCGCTTGACGCATTGCATCGGAATCCGCTGCGGCCACAGACTTCCCGTCATAGACTCGTCACGTGCGTTCCGAATCCGCCGCGCTTCGTTCCCTGCCTGCCTCCACGGAGGTTCCTGCCCCGCCCTCGCGCGCCGACCGTCTGCGTGCGCTGGGGAGTGAGTCGTTCGACCTGCTCGTCATCGGCGGCGGGGTGACGGGGGCGGGTGCTGCTCGGGACGCGGCGCTGCGGGGCCTGACGGTGGCCCTGGTGGAGCGCGAGGACTTCGCCAGCGGGACGTCCAGCCGCTCGTCGCGCCTCATCCACGGCGGCCTGCGCTACCTGGAGCATGGCCACCTGGGGCTCGTCTTCGAGTCGAGCATCGAGCGGCGCCGCCTGCTCCACCTGGCGCCCCACCTGGTGCGCCCGCTGGCCTTCGTCTGGCCCGTCTACGAAGGGGCTCGTGTGCCGCGCTGGAAGCTCAACGCGGGCCTGATGCTGTACGACGCCCTGTCCCTGTTCCGGAACGTGAAGGCGTATCAGCGCCTGTCACTCAAGCAGGTGGTGGAGGCCGAGCCCGGCATCCGCTCCGAGGGGCTCAAGGGCGGCGCCCGCTACTACGACGCGGCCACCGATGACGCCCGCCTCACGCTGGCCAACGCGCTGGGCGCGAGCGAGGCCGGCGCGGTGGTGCTCAACCACGCCTCCGTGAAGCGGCTGGTGCTGGAGGACGGCAAGGTGAAGGGCGCGGTGGTGGTGGATCACCTCACCGGCCTGGAGCACACCGTGCGCGCGCGCGCCGTCGTCAACGCGACCGGACCCTGGAGTGATGAGATCCGCCGGCTGGATTCGCAGCAGGAGCGCACGGGGCCCGCGGTGCGCGGCAGCAAGGGCGTGCACATCGCCGTGCCCCGCTCGCGGCTGAACATCGGGGATGCGCTCACGCTCCTGTCGCCCGTGGATGGCCGCGTGATGTTCATCCTGCCCGCGGATGCGTTCACCCTCATCGGCACGACGGAGACCGCCACCCGCGCCCATCCGGCCGAGGTGCGCGCGAGCGAGGCGGACGTGGCCTACCTGCTCTCCTCCGCCAATGCCTTCTTCCCCGAGGCGAACCTCACCCGCGAGGACATGGTCAGCGCCTGGGCCGGCATCCGCCCGCTCGCGGCGAGCGGCTATCACGGCAACCGCGACGCGGGCAGCGCCAGCCGCGAGCACTCCATCGACGTGAGCCCGTCCGGCGTGCTGGCCATCAGCGGCGGCAAGCTCACCACCTTCCGGGTCATGGCCCGCGATGTGGTCAACGCCGTGGAGCGCCACCTGTCCCTCCCGCACAAGAAGCCCGTTACCCACGAGCAGCCCCTGCCGGGCGGCGACATCCTCAAGCTGGACGCGGAGCTCGCGGCGGCGAAGCAGGAGGTGGGGGATGCGGCCACGGGCGAGCACCTGGTGCGCGCCTACGGCAGCCGCTGGCACGCGGTGTGGGCGCTCACGCGCGAGTCGCCCGAGCTGGCCGAGCCGCTCGTGGAGGGCCTGCCCTACCGCCGCGCCGAGGCCGCCTGGGGTGTGTCCCATGAGATGGTCCAGACGCTGGCGGACCTGCTCATCCGCCGCCTCAAGGTCGCGTTCGAGACGCGCGACCAGGGCCGCGCCGCCGCCGTCCGCGCCGCCGAGGTGATGGCGCCGCGCCTGGGCTGGGACGCGGCGGAGACCGAGCGTCAGCTGGCGGCCTATGCCGTGGATGCCCAGCGCATCTTCGGCGTGGATCCTTCCGACGCCTGACGCCCCGCCGGGGGGCCGGGCCCGGTGCGTCATGCCGGGCCGGAGGTCCTGCCGCGAACGAGGCGCTCCTCCTCAGCGTTGAGGGCCTCACGTTGGACTGGCACCGGATGGCCGTCGGGCGCACGACAGCCGCCCGAGCAGTCGTCCTTCGTCCATGCTTAAATCGTCGTGGGAACGGGAAGCAGGGTTGGCTCGTTCCTCCCGGCCCCCTTTTCGGGGGCGGCGGGTCACGGCGCGGTAATCCACGTTGGCCGGGCGAAGGAGATACACCCCATGAAGCGTTGGCTTTGGCTTGGGCTCGGGTTGTCCGGACTGGTGGCGAGCGGCTGTGGCACTGACCCTGAACCCATCGACGTCCTGCCCCAGGCGTGTCCTGGCACCGCGGAGGTGTCGCTGCCGAAGCCGGGGGTCTCCCCGCTGAGCACGGACACGGCGGCGGACGGCGTCATCATCACCTACAAGCCGAAGGTGACCGCGAGCGCGCTGGCCGCGTCGGCGGACATCGCGTCGGCCGTGGAGCGCGAGGGCGGCACGGTGATGCGCCGCATCCCGAACATGAACGTGGTGTCCGCCCGGCTGTCGCCGGAGGCCATCGCCGCGCTGAAGCTCCACCCGGACGTGCTCTCCGTGACGCCCAACCGCCGCGTGCGCGCGCTGGGCCTGCCCACGCCTCCGCCGCTGGCGTCGTGGCAGGGCGCGTACACCACGCAGGGGTCGGTGGGCGAGTACACGGAGGGGCTGAAGCTGATCCAGGCCCCGCAGGTGTGGGACGCGAACAACGACGGCGTCATCGACCCCGGCGCTCCCACGGGCGAGGGCGTGAAGGTGTGCGTCATCGACAGCGGCTGGGACAGCAAGCACCCGGAGCTGAAGGCGGCGTTCCTCATGGGCAAGGACTTCGTCGACAAGGACGAAGACCCGTCCGACCAGAGCGAGTCCCAGGGCGTGGTGACGGTGGGCGGCGGCCACGGCACGCACGTGGCCGCGACCATCCTGGCGCAGTTCGGCGCGGGCTCCGGCGCGCGCGTGGCGCCCGGGGATGAGCCGAACGGCGTGGTGGGCGTGGCGCCGGGCGCGTCGCTGCTCGTCGCGCGCGTGCTGGACACGGACGGTGGCGGCCGCACGGACGACGTCATCGCGGCGGTGGAGTGGTGCCATGCGCAGGGGGCGCGCATTGCCTCGCTGTCGCTGGGCGCGCCGGATCCGTCCGAGACCGAGCAGACCATGTTCGAGAAGGTCTGGGAGAACGGCAACGGCATGCTGTCCATCGCGGCCAGCGGCAACGACGGCAAGCTCGGCATCGCGTATCCGGCCGCGTACCTGCCGTCCGTGATGGCGGTGGGCGCGGTGGACATGCAGGGCGAGTACGCGCCCTTCTCGCAGTTCGGCCAGGAGCTGTCCGTGGTGGGGCCGGGCGTGAACGTGCTGAGCGCCACGGTGCTGGGGGCGGCGGCGCTGTCCTCGGTGAGCGCGTCGTCGTCGCCCATCGCCTCGTCGCCGCTCACGTACACCGCGCAGGGCACGTACACGGGCCGGCTGGTCAACTGCGGCCTGGGCGCGGACCGCGCGGCGTGCGGTGAGTCCGCCACCTGCGACGGCTTCGTCGCCTACGTGGACCGCGGCGACCTGTTCTTCGAGGAGAAGGCGCGCAACGTCATCCAGGCCGGCGCCCGCGCGGTCATCATCGGCAACAACGTGGAGGACGACGGGGAGGGCACCTTCACGCTGGGCTCCGCGAACTCGCACTGGGTGCCCACGGTGTCGGTGTCCATGGCGGCCGGCGCGTCCCTCAAGAAGATGATGGGCCAGGATGTGACGGTGTCCATCACCGGCCTGGACTACCAGCGCGAGTCGGGCACCTCCATGGCCACCCCGCACGTGTCGGGCGTCGCCGCGCTGGTGTTCAGCGCCCGGCCGGACCTGAGCGCCGCGCACGTGCGCGCGGTGCTGGAGAAGACGGCGAAGGACGACAAGGCGACGCCGGGCAAGGATCAGAAGTACGGCTACGGCCTGGTGCAGGCGGCCAAGGCCGTGGAGCTGGCGCGCTCGCTGCCCCAGGGCGGCGGTCCGCTCCCGCTGCCGTAACGGCCTCGCCTTCTCGCCCGTGGGCCTGACGCCCCCGTGTCCCTTCGAGGGACCGGGGGCGTTTCCTTTTCTTCCGAGCAGGCCCCGGGTCGTGGGTTGGCACTCCGGACGGACAGGCGACCGCCAGGCCTCCGGACCGGTGGTTCGCGCCGGGTGCGCGTGCACCTTCCCAAGAAGGGAGGCGCGCGGCACATGAGGCGAGACACCTGGCTGGGATTGGGGATCGCGGGTCTGGCCTGCCTGCTGATGTGCGCCGGGGCTCAATCCGGCGGGATGGAGGATGACGCCGCGTCCGAGGAGACCACCGCTCCCGCGGGCTCGCGGGTCATCACGCCGCAGGCTCCCGCGGCCACGCCGCCAGCTCCAGCGGCGACGCCCCAGCAGCAGCCGGGGACGGGCGGCTCCGGGACGAACACGCAGGCCCCCGCTGGGACGGCTCCCGCCAACGCGCCCGCGCAGGCCCCCGCTGGGACGGCTCCCGCCAACGCGCCCGCGCAGGGCACCGGAGGGAGCGGGGACATCCCGGCGTCGGATCCGAACAGCCCCAGCGCTGAGCCGAACCCGGAGGGGCAGACGACTCCGCCCAACCCGGGCCCGGAGACGAAAACGGGCACGGGCACGGGCGGTACGGGCAACACGGGCACCGGGGCTCCCGCCACGGCGAAGCCTCCTGCTCCGGGCGCCCAGCAGGGCGTCGCGGTGGTGGACGCCATCTACCGGGGCAAGGTGCGCTCGGTGTCCGACAAGGAGGTCGTCATCGACAACGAGGGCACGCGCCTGCCGCTGGAGATCAGCACCCAGACGCGCGTCGTCCGCGACGGTGAGGACATCGGCGTGACGGAACTCAAGGAGGGCGAGCGTGTGCGCGCCACCGTGAACCTGGTGGGCCGGAGTCACACGCGGGAGATCGCCGTGCTGACCGGCGCCGAGGCCCGCCGAGACGCCGAGACGCAACGCCGCCGGTAGCCCAAGGCCCCTTCCGTCAGCCGCATGGCCCCGTCCGCGTCTCCCGGACGGAGGTTTCCACCATGACGGTCTACGACCGATACCGAACCCTGTTGCACAAGTTGGCCCTCGTCCGCGCCCGCGCGCCTGGCGGGGATTCACCCGAAGCGGATGCGCTGCTCGACACGATGGACGAGGTCTGGGACGCCCTGTCCGACGGCGAGCGCGCCGCCATGGAGCGCGAACGCGACCGGCTGGCCTTGTCCGTGGATACGCGCGCCGTGCCCGCGTGAGGCGTTCACGTCACTCCCGCACGGACCCCATGGGCGCACCCGTGGGCCCATGGGGAATGCGCGAGGACGGCCGGGACGGCGGCAGTTCCCGGTGCTGACGCTGCCGCCACACCGCCCGCGTGTAGTCCACCACCGACGCCAGCGACAGCAGCGCGACGAGCGCCACGAGCGGCCGCACCAGCGGCGGGTAGAGCAGGACGCACAGCAACACCGCGAGCTGCAACGTCGTGACGACCTTGCCCAGCATCCGCGCCTTGAGCTCGATGGCCCGCATGTCCGGCCGCACCCTGGCGACGATGAAGCCGATGGCCGTGCCGATGTCCCGCAGGAGCAGCAGCGTCAGCTCCACGGGGTCGATGAGCCCGTCCAGCAGACACACGATGAAGGCCGTCACCATGAAGGCGCGGTCCGCCACCGGGTCGATGAGCGCGCCCAGGCGCGTGGCCAGTCCCCGGTGCCGGGCAATCCAGCCGTCCAGGAAGTCCGTCGCCGCGGCCAGCACCACCAGGAAGGCCCTCATGCGCAGGTCCGACACCGCGATGAACACCGCGGCGAGCGGCAGTCGCGACAGGGACAGCGTATTGAGCAGCACGAGGCTTGCCCGACGGTGCATGGCTTTCAAAAGGTAGTGCTCGGTCCCCGGGGCGCACCTGCCCGCCATGGCGAGCGTCCAGCGAAGAACTCCTCTGGTGCCCTCGTGGATCCACGTCAACGGAAGGACCCCGCGGCCCACGCGCGGTGTCCCAGGGCATGGCCGGGGATTTTCCGCGGCCTTTGTCCTCCTGGAGTCCGCCCTTTGCGCTCGATGGGACCCTTCCGCCCCCTGCTGGCACTGGCCACCCTGCTCACCGTCGCGCTGCCCCTGGCGAGCTGTGAAGCGGCCGGTCGGGCGAAGGTCGCGACTCGCGCCCCGACGGCCGAGGAGCAGAAGCGCTACCCGTGGCTGCCGGCCTCCGCCCGGGTGCGCTCGCTGGAGGAGACCTTCGCGCCCCCGGAGGGCTACTCGCGCGTGTCCCTGGAGGCGGGCTCCTTCGGTGCCTGGCTGCGCGGCCTGCCCCTGCGCCCGGACGGCTCCCCTGTGCGCGACTTCCAGGGAAAGACCGTGCTGGCGGCCTCCGACTCCCGGCTGGCGGCGGTGGGGGAGCTGGACGTGGGCACCGCGAACCTCCAGCAGTGCGCGGACTCCATCCTGCGCCTGCACGCGGAGTGGCGCTGGGCGTCCGGTCAGTCGGAGCGCATCGCCTACCGCTTCACCAGCGGCCACCTGGCGTCCTGGCCCCGGTACGCGGCCGGGGAGCGGGCACGCGTCTCCGGCTCGAAGGTGACGTGGGTGCCGGGGAGCGCGGCGGCGGACAGCTCGCGGGCGGCCTTCCGGAACTACCTGAACCTGCTCTTCACCTACGCGGGCACCCTGTCGATCCAGGCGGAGGGCGCGCGTCCCACGCGGGAGCAGCTGCGCCCCGGGGACTTCTTCGTCCTGGGCGGCAGCCCCGGCCACACGGTGCTCGTGCTGGACGTGGCCACCAACGCGAAGGGGGAGCGGGTGGCGCTCCTGGGCCAGGGCTTCACCCCCGCGCAGGACTTCCACGTCCTGGCGGGGAGGGACGGGCCCTGGTTCCCGCTGGATGGGGAGAGCGTGGCGACGCCCTTCTGGGCGCCCTTCCCCATGACGTCCCTGCGCCGGCTGCCCTCGCCCTGATCGGGCTGGAAACCTGAAATACCCAGGAGGCGCGGCCTGGGGGGCGGGCGCCCTCCCGTTGCGTCTCCCAGCGGACGGGGAGGCACTAAACGGTGGGCCCCCAAGGGTTCTGCTGGAATCGACCGGAGGGAGGAGGCAGGTTGCGGCGTGGAGTGTTGTCCTGCCGTCAACGGGCACACACCGAAGCCGGGCCCGTCCCCCGCCGCGTGCCTGCCAGCCTAAAGGGAAGAGGAGTTCGTCCCCCGAGCCCCCACCATGTCCTCCGCCGCCGCAGCCGTGCCCACGTCTTCACCCAGGGCCAGCATCCTCATCGTCGACGACACGCCCGGGCACCTCCTGGCGCTGGAGGGCATCCTCACGCCCCTGGGGCAGCGGCTGGTGCGCGCCACCTCCGGACGCGAGGCCCTGCGGCGGGTGCTGGACGAGGACTTCGCCGCCGTCCTGATGGACATGAACCTGGGCGACATGACGGGCGTGGAGGTGCTGGGCCTCTTGCGTGAGCGCGAGCGCAGCCGGCGCACGCCCGTGCTGCTGATGACCGCGGGCGACGGCGACGAGAAGGAGTGGCTGGCGGCGTACGCGCACGGCGCGGTGGACTACCTGCGCAAGCCGCTGCGGCCTGAAATCCTCCTGGCGAAGGTGTCCATGTTCGTGGAGCTGTACCTGGCGCGCGAAGCCGTGCAGCTGCGCGAGGAGTCGCTGCGCGAGCGCGAGCGCCACGCCCTGGAGGCCGTCCACCGCGAGCGGCTGCACGCGTTCTTCATGCAGGCCCCGGTGGGCATCTCCATCACGC
This DNA window, taken from Corallococcus coralloides DSM 2259, encodes the following:
- a CDS encoding TonB-dependent receptor; this encodes MPSSPRAVPTVPMLFIAFTTLSTCLASAVPAAQEGPEATSHAVAEATQQQQQPEPQQPTEPPASGETDATPPAQQSPEATPPPEAAGKHRSTVVRGTRPAQSAAEVTIGRDILDTAPRMNATDVLRVVPGLVASQHSGEGKAQQLFLRGFDALHGQDVELNVGGLPVNEVSHIHALGYADTNFIIPELVQALEVTEGSYRAFQGDFAVAGTVRMDLGAREKGVEFAGTLGQFNMRRLVVTVRPGEDPGTFAAAELSESDGFGPQRGYGRATLLAQANLDLGHGLSARILGGSYVTRFDSPGVVREDDLEAGRRTFYSGSFDRQGGTVSRHQLLIGVDLPREGTARTRLEAFGILSDLRLRNNFTGYRVDDRGDGLEQTHDGSTLGLRAEHRRQVTLFDRPVALELGLGARRDGLHQTQRRYRETDGTFFADEVDADLTQTDVWGYAEARLPLGRWAFRLGGRADALGVEVFDALAFRDPRYYDGQGYSRSAFGVHWGAKAGIEYAVTDTWALFASYGDGFRSPQARSLAEGEQAPFVNVHGAELGTRKDGERLSFQAIVFGSQVANDFFFDHTVGTTVFTGETLRTGISASLQARPLEGVTAALSATVANATVTKTDAKLPYFAPLVARADIGWEKPLPGIASVLSLGTGLTLIGPRPLPYDEYSHTVLLADVQAELRRGALALRLDVKNVFNTRWRDGEFVYSSRFDPTAQPSLVPARHFTAGAPRVASLTLEVHL
- a CDS encoding CDP-alcohol phosphatidyltransferase family protein translates to MHRRASLVLLNTLSLSRLPLAAVFIAVSDLRMRAFLVVLAAATDFLDGWIARHRGLATRLGALIDPVADRAFMVTAFIVCLLDGLIDPVELTLLLLRDIGTAIGFIVARVRPDMRAIELKARMLGKVVTTLQLAVLLCVLLYPPLVRPLVALVALLSLASVVDYTRAVWRQRQHRELPPSRPSSRIPHGPTGAPMGSVRE
- a CDS encoding DUF4846 domain-containing protein encodes the protein MGPFRPLLALATLLTVALPLASCEAAGRAKVATRAPTAEEQKRYPWLPASARVRSLEETFAPPEGYSRVSLEAGSFGAWLRGLPLRPDGSPVRDFQGKTVLAASDSRLAAVGELDVGTANLQQCADSILRLHAEWRWASGQSERIAYRFTSGHLASWPRYAAGERARVSGSKVTWVPGSAAADSSRAAFRNYLNLLFTYAGTLSIQAEGARPTREQLRPGDFFVLGGSPGHTVLVLDVATNAKGERVALLGQGFTPAQDFHVLAGRDGPWFPLDGESVATPFWAPFPMTSLRRLPSP
- the glpD gene encoding glycerol-3-phosphate dehydrogenase gives rise to the protein MRSESAALRSLPASTEVPAPPSRADRLRALGSESFDLLVIGGGVTGAGAARDAALRGLTVALVEREDFASGTSSRSSRLIHGGLRYLEHGHLGLVFESSIERRRLLHLAPHLVRPLAFVWPVYEGARVPRWKLNAGLMLYDALSLFRNVKAYQRLSLKQVVEAEPGIRSEGLKGGARYYDAATDDARLTLANALGASEAGAVVLNHASVKRLVLEDGKVKGAVVVDHLTGLEHTVRARAVVNATGPWSDEIRRLDSQQERTGPAVRGSKGVHIAVPRSRLNIGDALTLLSPVDGRVMFILPADAFTLIGTTETATRAHPAEVRASEADVAYLLSSANAFFPEANLTREDMVSAWAGIRPLAASGYHGNRDAGSASREHSIDVSPSGVLAISGGKLTTFRVMARDVVNAVERHLSLPHKKPVTHEQPLPGGDILKLDAELAAAKQEVGDAATGEHLVRAYGSRWHAVWALTRESPELAEPLVEGLPYRRAEAAWGVSHEMVQTLADLLIRRLKVAFETRDQGRAAAVRAAEVMAPRLGWDAAETERQLAAYAVDAQRIFGVDPSDA
- a CDS encoding S8 family serine peptidase is translated as MKRWLWLGLGLSGLVASGCGTDPEPIDVLPQACPGTAEVSLPKPGVSPLSTDTAADGVIITYKPKVTASALAASADIASAVEREGGTVMRRIPNMNVVSARLSPEAIAALKLHPDVLSVTPNRRVRALGLPTPPPLASWQGAYTTQGSVGEYTEGLKLIQAPQVWDANNDGVIDPGAPTGEGVKVCVIDSGWDSKHPELKAAFLMGKDFVDKDEDPSDQSESQGVVTVGGGHGTHVAATILAQFGAGSGARVAPGDEPNGVVGVAPGASLLVARVLDTDGGGRTDDVIAAVEWCHAQGARIASLSLGAPDPSETEQTMFEKVWENGNGMLSIAASGNDGKLGIAYPAAYLPSVMAVGAVDMQGEYAPFSQFGQELSVVGPGVNVLSATVLGAAALSSVSASSSPIASSPLTYTAQGTYTGRLVNCGLGADRAACGESATCDGFVAYVDRGDLFFEEKARNVIQAGARAVIIGNNVEDDGEGTFTLGSANSHWVPTVSVSMAAGASLKKMMGQDVTVSITGLDYQRESGTSMATPHVSGVAALVFSARPDLSAAHVRAVLEKTAKDDKATPGKDQKYGYGLVQAAKAVELARSLPQGGGPLPLP